The genomic stretch CGCGGTGGCCCATTGGGCCAGCTTACCACTGATCGTCGCCATGTGGGTTCTCCGCGGCGGGGCCCGGGTTGGCACCGCCCCCGCCGAATGGCGGAAGGGTACCACGACATTCTCAACCTCGCACGGGGCGCGACATGCGGTCCGAACGGGTAGTCGGTTGGCTCAGCCCGAGGGGCAGCGACGCCGGTCTGGGTCCGGGTTGCACCGCCTTACGGCTCAGTGGGGAATGCTGAACGCGGAGCGGCGCAGCGCTGGCAGTACGCACCCATCTCCCCACTTCAATACTTGGCCCAGGCACGGGTACGGTCTACCATACGCGCGACTGCATCGCGCACTTCATAACCGCAACCCCCCATGGGAGTGTTCCGCCATGCGTACGCTTCGATCTGCTCCCGTCGTCACACTCCTGATCGCGGTGCTCTGTGTCACGAGCACACTCGGTGACAGCCCGGCTCCACAGACGAATGCCGATCCGGCCATTCCGATCGAGGATCTGCGACTCCTGCTCAAGCCCCTGACGAAAGCCGAGTTGGCCGTGGAGGCCGATGCCTGGCGCGACCTCCTGAAGGCCAAGGTGGCGGAGATCAGCGTGGCGGAGATCGCCCTGCGGCAGGCCAATCGCGAAGCCCGCGCCACGCGTGACCGGCCGGCCGATACTCAACCGGCATCCACGGACGAGACCGCGATCGGTACATTGCCGACCGCGGAGACGCAACCGGCAGCCGAAACACGTGCCGAGGAGCGCCGCAATCTCCTCGACGAAATCACCAAGTTGCGCGAGCAGCGCGTGGGCCTGCTGGACCGGCTCAAGGCCGTCCTCGCTGAATTCGAGCTCAAGGGGGGTGATACGGCCGACTATGAAAAATATGCCGCGGCCGTCTCCGGCATTACCGTCGATCTGACCGACACCACCGCCACCTGGACTGCCATCGTCGGGTGGCTGCGATCCCCACAGGGGGGTATCCGGTGGGCGTTCAACATCCTCTGGTTCTTCGTCACTTTAATTGTTTTCTGGATACTGGCGGGTATCGCCAGCCGTGCCACACACCGCGCCTTCGCCTTCGGTAAAAACATCTCCGATCTACTGCGCACGTTCTCAGTCAACCTTGTGCGGCGCGTGGTGCTGCTCGCGGGACTGCTTGTCGCCCTGACGATGCTGGAAGTGAAAATCACACCCGTGCTCGCGATCATCGGTGGCGCGGCCTTCGTGATCGGCTTCGCCCTGCAGGGCACGTTGAGCAACTTCGCCAGCGGTCTGTTGATCCTGGCCTACCGGCCGTTCGAACTCGGAGATGTCGTCAAGGCGGGTGGCGTCTTCGGTACGGTAGAATCCATGACGCTGCTTTCGACGTACATCAAGACAGCCGACAACCAGCGGGTGATCGTCGCGAACAACGCCATCTGGAACGATGTCATCACAAACGTGACCGGTCTACCCACGCGGCGCGTCGATCTGGTCTTCAGCATCAGCTATTCCGACGACATCGACAAGGCCACGACCGTCCTCGAGGGAATCGTGGCAACCCACCCGCTGGTCCTGAAGGACCCTGCACCCGTCGTGAAGCTCCATGAACTCGGCGAGTCTTCGGTGAATTTCGTTTGTCGCCCATGGGCGCGAACGTCAGACTACTGGACGGTCTACTGGGATGTGACGCGGTCCGTGAAACAGCGTTTCGACGCCGCGGGTATTTCGATCCCGTTCCCGCAGCGCGACGTGCATGTGTACACGCGCGGTGCAGCGCCTGCATCCTGACGGCCTGCCGGTACCGGCCGTCCCGCCGAGTGGCGGCTACTTCCGGGCACGCCGACCCAATGCGCAGGCGATGTCGAAGTCCACGAAGTCCGCGTGGTGGAAGATGATGCTCTCGAGCGTCCGCTGCACGTGCTCGCCCTCCTTGCTGTGCGTCGCCACAATATGCATCACTTCGTCCGGCAGCCCGTGCTTCCAGCACAGTCCCACCCCGCTGAACGGGTGTCGCAGCAGGTCACCCCGCGGCCCTTTGGCCGGCTGCCCGTTCACACCGCGGATGTACTCGATCGGCTTGCCGACATCCGCCAGCAGCGCCCCGGCCAGCAGGTGGTCACGCTGCAGGGGTACCCGCTCCCCGTAAGCGTCCTTGAGCACCTCGTAGATTGCCAGCGACATGCGGGCGCACGTCCGCACGTGCTCCACGAAGCGGATGTCGATTTCACCGGCCAGCAGCGTAAACGGAATCGTCTTCAGCTCGGCGATTGTCCAGCCGCCCGATCGAATCGCGTCCTCCCAGACTGCCAGTACCTTCGTCCGCAGGGCAACCTCGCCGATCTGCTCCAGTTCGGGGAACAGCGCCGCAATCTCCGCCCGCATCGCCGACACTCCCAGACGGACCCACGAACTCCGGCCACGCCACCGGGCGCAGCTCTTACTGGCATCGTAACGCGCGGCCGGCCGGGCTCGCGAGCGGGTCCGGTCGGCACGATTGACTTCCCCCGACCGTACCCCTACGATTCCGCGACTTTGGCACGCCAAAGCGCTACCGCCCCCATCGTCTAGAGGCCTAGGACACCGGCTTTTCAAGCCGGCGACACGGGTTCGAATCCCGTTGGGGGCGTGCCTTCACCGGTCGCCGGGGCGTTCGCAGATGCACCCGCACCTTCACGGGGTCATCCGCCCGAAGCTCACACACCTACGAAATCTTGTCGCTGGGCGATCAGACATTCACGGGAGGCGGTTCCGCGGCAGCGGGGTTCAGGCCGCGCCGGGCGATGCCAAAAGCGGTCGCCACACCGAGGAACGCGAAGAGCAGGTCGATCGGATTCAAATCTTCTCGCACCATGAAGACCAGGGAGTGGGCCGAAAGCAGCTCGCGGCGGTGCTCGCGGGACTCGTGCTCGATCCATTGCGCGAGGGTGGGTTGGTGCTCGTGGATCCAGCGCAGTTGCGCGACGCGGTGTTCATGGAACTCCTCAAGGTCTTGCGTGGGAATGTCCGCCGGTTCGTCGGCATCGGTGAAGCCACGGTTGATCATGAATTGCGGGTAATCGGCTT from Phycisphaerales bacterium encodes the following:
- a CDS encoding mechanosensitive ion channel, whose translation is MRTLRSAPVVTLLIAVLCVTSTLGDSPAPQTNADPAIPIEDLRLLLKPLTKAELAVEADAWRDLLKAKVAEISVAEIALRQANREARATRDRPADTQPASTDETAIGTLPTAETQPAAETRAEERRNLLDEITKLREQRVGLLDRLKAVLAEFELKGGDTADYEKYAAAVSGITVDLTDTTATWTAIVGWLRSPQGGIRWAFNILWFFVTLIVFWILAGIASRATHRAFAFGKNISDLLRTFSVNLVRRVVLLAGLLVALTMLEVKITPVLAIIGGAAFVIGFALQGTLSNFASGLLILAYRPFELGDVVKAGGVFGTVESMTLLSTYIKTADNQRVIVANNAIWNDVITNVTGLPTRRVDLVFSISYSDDIDKATTVLEGIVATHPLVLKDPAPVVKLHELGESSVNFVCRPWARTSDYWTVYWDVTRSVKQRFDAAGISIPFPQRDVHVYTRGAAPAS